From a single Sphingobium sp. genomic region:
- a CDS encoding integrase arm-type DNA-binding domain-containing protein — protein sequence MPLTILKVKNAKPGRHVDGRGLCLLVKPSGARTWMLRMQLNGQRRDYGLGSALDVSLAEAREAASMLRRQVREGFDPVAERRNARKVIPTFEVATRSCHETLGDGWKEGHHARWLSGFERHVFPRIGGKQVDQVDSACVAEALSPIWLEVPETARRMLQRIGVVLDFAHVKGWVPEEVSLRSVRKGLPRQNDKRGHMEAMPYAEVPALMRKLANAAPTIGRDALRFTIYNAVRSNETRLAVWTEFDLDNAVWTIPGERMKARETHVVPLSAPTVALLRRRWDERASDIGLVFSKDGKKPISDMTMTKLLRDDGISGVTVHGFRSAFTDWSSECTEYPKEVADKALAHKLPDKVEAAYRRTDFFEKRRGLMKLWADYLDSPPRAEATPADAAAEPTEDRVAA from the coding sequence ATGCCGCTGACGATCCTGAAAGTAAAGAATGCCAAGCCCGGTCGCCACGTCGATGGCCGTGGCCTTTGCCTGCTGGTGAAGCCAAGCGGTGCGCGGACTTGGATGCTGCGAATGCAGTTGAATGGGCAGCGCCGCGACTATGGGCTGGGTTCAGCACTGGACGTTTCGCTAGCCGAAGCGCGTGAGGCCGCCTCCATGTTGCGCAGGCAAGTGCGCGAAGGCTTCGATCCTGTTGCCGAGCGCCGCAATGCACGGAAGGTCATCCCGACCTTCGAGGTCGCAACCCGGAGCTGCCATGAAACACTTGGCGACGGTTGGAAGGAGGGCCATCACGCGCGTTGGCTGTCTGGCTTTGAGCGGCATGTCTTTCCCCGGATCGGAGGGAAGCAAGTCGATCAGGTCGATAGCGCCTGCGTTGCCGAGGCGCTCTCCCCTATCTGGCTGGAGGTTCCCGAAACGGCGAGGCGCATGTTGCAGCGCATCGGCGTGGTGTTGGATTTCGCCCACGTCAAAGGCTGGGTGCCGGAGGAAGTTTCACTGCGATCCGTTCGCAAGGGGCTACCGCGCCAGAACGACAAGCGCGGCCACATGGAGGCCATGCCCTATGCTGAAGTCCCTGCCCTCATGCGGAAATTGGCGAACGCTGCGCCGACGATCGGGCGCGACGCCTTGCGCTTCACGATCTACAACGCTGTCCGATCGAACGAAACCCGGCTTGCAGTCTGGACAGAGTTCGACCTGGACAACGCGGTCTGGACTATACCCGGCGAGCGTATGAAGGCCCGCGAAACTCATGTCGTGCCGTTGTCCGCACCCACGGTCGCATTGCTCCGCAGGCGATGGGACGAGCGCGCCAGCGATATCGGCCTCGTCTTTTCCAAGGATGGAAAGAAGCCGATCAGCGACATGACGATGACGAAGCTTTTGCGCGATGACGGCATAAGCGGCGTGACGGTTCACGGCTTCCGCTCCGCCTTTACCGACTGGTCGTCGGAATGCACCGAATATCCCAAGGAGGTGGCAGACAAGGCTTTGGCCCACAAACTGCCCGACAAAGTTGAAGCTGCCTATCGCCGAACTGACTTTTTCGAGAAGCGGCGCGGCTTGATGAAGCTGTGGGCGGACTATCTGGATAGCCCGCCCCGCGCCGAGGCAACGCCAGCCGATGCGGCGGCAGAGCCTACAGAGGATCGCGTTGCTGCCTGA
- a CDS encoding helix-turn-helix domain-containing protein — translation MIGVGRTKLYELIASGEVQAVKLGKSTRITTASLHELIRQQRDPL, via the coding sequence ATGATCGGTGTGGGCCGGACCAAACTCTACGAACTAATTGCCAGTGGCGAAGTGCAGGCCGTCAAACTTGGCAAGTCCACCCGAATTACCACTGCGAGCTTGCATGAGCTAATCAGGCAGCAACGCGATCCTCTGTAG
- a CDS encoding AlpA family phage regulatory protein yields MSNAEKIIRLKTVLDRTGLSRSTLYRKIAEGTFPPQVRISIHGAGWHESAVSGWIADPAAYRHSQRESRVS; encoded by the coding sequence ATGTCGAATGCCGAAAAGATCATCCGCCTCAAGACCGTTCTCGACCGCACCGGCCTTTCCCGCTCCACGCTCTATCGCAAGATCGCCGAGGGGACATTTCCGCCCCAGGTCAGGATCAGCATCCACGGTGCGGGTTGGCATGAATCGGCAGTGAGCGGCTGGATCGCCGATCCTGCTGCCTACCGCCACAGTCAGAGGGAGAGCCGGGTGTCATGA